The Bacteroidota bacterium genome includes a region encoding these proteins:
- a CDS encoding low molecular weight phosphotyrosine protein phosphatase — protein MSVKVLFVCLGNICRSPGAEAVFREKIKRHHLDGNVEVDSAGTSGFHEGEAADSRMILHAKRRGYDIISIAREIVPGDLDAFDIIVAMDANNYQHLMGMTKNPTQKNKVVMMTDYSEIYEGDVPDPYYGGSLGFDKVLDILEESSEGLIDEIKDLYSTKFK, from the coding sequence ATGAGTGTGAAAGTATTATTTGTTTGTTTAGGAAATATTTGCCGATCGCCCGGTGCTGAAGCTGTTTTCAGAGAGAAAATAAAAAGACATCATCTGGATGGGAATGTTGAAGTGGATAGTGCAGGTACTTCAGGATTTCACGAAGGTGAGGCAGCCGACAGCCGTATGATTTTACACGCTAAAAGACGAGGATATGATATAATAAGCATAGCCAGAGAAATCGTGCCCGGTGATTTAGATGCCTTCGATATAATTGTAGCCATGGATGCGAATAATTATCAGCATTTGATGGGGATGACCAAGAATCCGACTCAAAAAAACAAGGTAGTAATGATGACCGATTATAGTGAAATATACGAAGGAGATGTTCCAGATCCATACTATGGTGGAAGTCTTGGATTTGATAAGGTATTGGATATCCTCGAAGAAAGCTCAGAGGGGTTGATTGACGAGATCAAGGACCTCTATTCCACAAAGTTTAAATAA
- a CDS encoding ketoacyl-ACP synthase III yields MNLNTYSTIIGSGSFIPKNIVKNSDFINNEFYDAEGIKIPKSNEEIITKFKEITEIEERRYANKDHVASDLGFFAAELALENAQIDKETLDYIIVAHNFGDVKSTIHKVDIVPSLAARVKARLKIENPYCVAYDLPFGCPGWIQGIIQADYFIKSGDAKRVLVVGSETLSRISDPHDIDSMIYSDGAGAVILEAKQSETPVGILTHKTRSDTFEHADLLNMGHTYHKTKGDERIYIKMNGRKLYNYALSYVPQLVKDTLDKIELPISKISKVLIHQANAKMDDAILNRLFKLYNIKVQDVPKNVMPMTIAKFGNNSVATVPILYDMIMRGQMENHSMKSGEYIVFTSVGAGMNVNAFVYKMP; encoded by the coding sequence ATGAATCTTAACACATACTCAACGATTATAGGCAGTGGAAGTTTTATTCCAAAAAATATCGTTAAAAACAGCGATTTTATTAATAATGAGTTTTACGACGCGGAAGGGATTAAAATTCCAAAGTCAAATGAAGAGATAATTACCAAATTTAAAGAAATTACAGAAATTGAAGAACGAAGGTACGCAAACAAAGATCATGTAGCTTCCGATCTTGGGTTTTTTGCTGCAGAACTCGCGCTCGAAAATGCCCAAATCGACAAAGAAACGCTTGATTATATCATCGTTGCACATAATTTTGGAGATGTAAAAAGCACCATTCATAAAGTGGATATTGTTCCAAGTTTGGCCGCGAGGGTTAAAGCCAGGTTGAAAATCGAAAACCCATATTGCGTTGCCTATGATTTACCTTTCGGTTGCCCGGGATGGATTCAGGGGATAATTCAGGCTGATTATTTCATCAAATCGGGGGATGCAAAGAGGGTTTTGGTAGTTGGAAGTGAAACTTTATCCCGAATTTCTGATCCCCATGACATTGATAGTATGATTTATTCGGATGGTGCAGGTGCAGTTATCCTCGAAGCCAAACAAAGTGAAACACCTGTGGGAATTCTTACTCACAAAACCCGTTCTGACACATTTGAGCATGCCGACTTACTTAACATGGGTCATACCTATCATAAAACTAAAGGAGACGAGCGAATTTATATTAAAATGAATGGTCGTAAGCTATACAATTACGCACTGTCTTATGTTCCGCAACTGGTAAAAGATACACTTGATAAAATTGAACTTCCGATCTCAAAAATCAGCAAGGTTTTAATTCATCAGGCTAATGCCAAAATGGATGATGCCATTCTGAATCGACTTTTCAAATTATACAATATTAAAGTACAGGATGTACCAAAGAATGTAATGCCTATGACCATTGCCAAATTTGGAAACAACTCAGTAGCAACCGTACCGATACTTTATGATATGATTATGCGGGGCCAAATGGAAAACCATTCGATGAAATCAGGCGAATATATTGTATTTACTTCTGTGGGTGCGGGGATGAATGTAAATGCATTTGTTTATAAAATGCCTTAA
- a CDS encoding aspartate/glutamate racemase family protein, producing the protein MQTIGLIGGMSWESSLEYYRLINQFVKEKLGGMHSAQSLMYSVDFEPIQQLQHKDEWDKLTGMMIDAAKRLEMGGADLIVICTNTMHKMADAVEQNINLPLIHIADATAEVIKDQKLKKVALLGTRFTMEQDFYKKRLADRHQLEVVIPNNEEMNIIHHIIYKELCMGQIKGASKKAFQDIIERLAQNGAEGVILGCTEIPLLIKQKDVSIPIYDTTTIHARKAVEQAIS; encoded by the coding sequence ATGCAAACGATTGGCCTAATTGGAGGCATGAGTTGGGAGTCGTCATTAGAATATTATCGCCTCATCAATCAATTTGTGAAGGAAAAACTAGGTGGCATGCATTCGGCTCAGAGCTTAATGTATTCAGTAGATTTTGAGCCTATTCAGCAACTTCAGCATAAGGATGAATGGGACAAGCTAACCGGGATGATGATCGATGCCGCTAAACGGCTTGAAATGGGTGGGGCCGATCTTATTGTTATATGTACCAACACAATGCACAAAATGGCTGATGCCGTAGAACAAAATATTAATTTACCGTTGATCCATATTGCAGATGCTACCGCAGAAGTAATCAAAGATCAAAAATTAAAAAAAGTTGCATTATTAGGCACCAGATTTACAATGGAACAGGACTTCTACAAAAAAAGGTTGGCCGATCGTCATCAGTTAGAGGTTGTGATCCCTAATAATGAAGAAATGAATATTATTCATCACATAATTTATAAAGAACTGTGCATGGGGCAAATAAAGGGTGCTTCAAAAAAAGCATTTCAGGATATCATTGAAAGACTGGCACAAAATGGAGCAGAAGGAGTAATACTGGGTTGTACCGAAATACCATTACTTATCAAACAAAAAGATGTTTCTATCCCAATATATGACACTACGACTATTCACGCCCGCAAAGCCGTTGAACAGGCGATTTCATAA
- a CDS encoding aminotransferase class I/II-fold pyridoxal phosphate-dependent enzyme, translating into MKIQPFKLERYFAKYEFSAPYLLSCSDCEPLGQSELLAMADEESKKLWNDLILSYTHSQGLPLLRQEIAKLYSKISLDELIILAPEEGIFIALNVLINKGDHVISIFPAYQSLYEIAKSIGASISNWEPNTKGSFEVDDLFSLATDKTKLIIINFPHNPTGETISGEQLQQIIEFARKKDIIIFSDEMYRLLEYDSSDRLKAVGDIYEKGISLGGMSKSFALPGLRLGWLGTQNKSWIRKMIEFKDYTTICPPAPSEILALIALRNKEHILNRNLTIIKNNLVILEAFIDKYSAIFKWNKPKAGPITFPELIIQQDIDKFCKDLVDKKGLMLLPSSVYDYPHKKVRISLGRKTFGESLTKLDEYLTDYS; encoded by the coding sequence ATGAAAATACAACCCTTCAAACTCGAACGTTACTTTGCCAAATATGAATTTTCAGCTCCTTATTTATTGAGTTGTTCCGATTGTGAACCATTAGGTCAAAGTGAACTTTTAGCGATGGCCGATGAAGAATCAAAAAAACTCTGGAACGACCTGATCCTATCATACACCCATTCGCAGGGACTGCCTTTATTGCGTCAGGAAATTGCTAAACTATATTCGAAAATCAGTCTGGACGAACTGATTATACTGGCACCTGAAGAAGGCATCTTTATTGCGTTGAATGTGCTTATCAATAAAGGTGATCATGTTATTTCAATTTTTCCTGCTTATCAATCCTTATATGAGATTGCAAAAAGTATAGGGGCAAGCATTTCAAATTGGGAGCCAAATACAAAAGGCAGCTTTGAAGTTGATGATTTATTTTCTTTAGCAACTGACAAAACTAAATTAATTATCATTAATTTCCCTCATAATCCCACAGGCGAAACAATTTCGGGAGAACAACTTCAGCAAATTATTGAATTTGCAAGAAAAAAGGATATCATTATATTTTCAGACGAGATGTACCGTCTGTTAGAATATGATTCATCTGACCGATTAAAAGCAGTCGGTGATATTTATGAGAAAGGAATTTCATTAGGTGGAATGTCGAAGTCATTTGCATTACCGGGTTTAAGACTTGGTTGGTTAGGCACCCAAAATAAATCCTGGATCAGGAAAATGATTGAATTTAAAGATTATACCACCATTTGTCCTCCGGCTCCATCCGAAATTCTTGCCCTCATTGCATTGCGAAATAAAGAGCATATATTGAACCGGAATTTGACAATCATCAAGAACAATCTTGTAATTCTGGAAGCGTTTATCGATAAATATTCAGCCATTTTTAAGTGGAACAAACCCAAAGCCGGGCCAATAACATTTCCTGAATTGATAATCCAACAAGACATTGATAAGTTTTGTAAGGATCTGGTTGACAAAAAAGGGTTGATGCTTTTACCGTCTTCAGTATATGATTATCCTCATAAAAAGGTAAGAATTAGCTTAGGCAGAAAAACTTTCGGAGAATCCTTAACAAAACTGGATGAATATTTAACAGATTATAGTTAA
- a CDS encoding helix-turn-helix transcriptional regulator yields MQNTLKIERAKKNITQADLAKALEVSRLTIHSIESGKFNPSVQLALKMAAFFEVKVEDLFQLD; encoded by the coding sequence ATGCAAAATACCCTCAAAATTGAACGAGCAAAAAAGAACATTACCCAAGCCGATTTGGCAAAGGCATTAGAGGTTTCAAGGCTTACCATCCATTCGATCGAAAGTGGAAAGTTTAACCCGTCGGTTCAACTGGCACTCAAGATGGCTGCTTTTTTTGAGGTGAAAGTGGAAGATTTGTTTCAACTGGATTAA
- a CDS encoding CPBP family intramembrane metalloprotease, translating to MKNSERIVYGITITVAIYLSAVIIGSLIHFNNAFIASSFATHTIMLLLSILGIIAMKRSLTYQLSLPKLKLVFKPIIYAIVITIVVNILMTIITKVAGGKIEPHPLLAQLTPLQVFIFVFIYASIAEELLFRGFLLNMLEPLRENGIPFLKIRLSLPVIISALMFGLEHLCLITTDADFFFILRIVIFTMSLGLIAGYYQEKYNNNAYAIIVHMSGNLLALLGALISQNV from the coding sequence ATGAAAAACAGTGAAAGAATTGTTTATGGAATTACAATAACGGTTGCGATCTATTTATCGGCAGTAATTATTGGTAGTTTAATACATTTTAACAATGCGTTTATCGCTTCATCCTTCGCGACTCATACGATAATGCTGTTGCTTTCCATACTTGGAATTATCGCGATGAAGAGGAGTTTAACTTATCAATTATCACTGCCAAAGTTAAAGTTGGTTTTTAAACCAATTATTTATGCGATAGTTATAACCATAGTTGTTAATATATTAATGACAATTATCACCAAAGTGGCTGGAGGAAAGATCGAACCGCATCCATTGCTTGCACAATTAACCCCATTGCAGGTTTTTATTTTCGTGTTTATTTATGCCAGTATCGCTGAGGAATTATTATTTCGTGGCTTTTTATTGAATATGTTAGAACCTTTGCGCGAAAACGGCATACCTTTTTTAAAAATCAGGTTAAGTTTACCTGTCATCATAAGTGCATTAATGTTTGGATTGGAGCATTTATGTTTAATAACAACAGATGCAGATTTCTTTTTTATATTGCGAATAGTAATTTTTACGATGAGTCTGGGTTTAATTGCCGGCTATTACCAGGAGAAGTACAACAATAATGCTTATGCGATCATTGTTCACATGTCGGGAAACTTACTTGCTTTGTTAGGTGCCCTGATAAGTCAAAATGTTTAA
- a CDS encoding NYN domain-containing protein — protein sequence MRERSDIKLAVLIDADNIPYSNIKGMLDEITKLGTPTIKRIYGDWTKPTVSGWKPALLEHAITPIQQYSYTSGKNATDSAMIIDAMDILHNEKVDGFCLVSSDSDFTRLATRLRESSMFVIGIGEKKTPRPFIVACDKFIYIEIIGAIEISKKDIKTTSSTAKDKKPAFEPIDKKFTQLLKSTIEDLADDDGWASLAAVGALINKKRPDFDPRNYGFSKLTPLIKSLGEHFEVDEREVEKSRIKHIYLRIKK from the coding sequence ATGAGAGAAAGATCTGATATTAAATTAGCAGTTTTGATCGATGCAGACAATATTCCTTATTCAAATATTAAGGGAATGCTCGATGAAATTACAAAACTTGGAACACCCACTATTAAAAGAATATACGGCGATTGGACAAAGCCGACTGTATCGGGCTGGAAGCCCGCACTACTCGAACATGCCATCACTCCCATTCAGCAATACAGTTATACCAGCGGAAAAAATGCAACAGATTCAGCGATGATCATTGATGCAATGGATATTCTGCACAATGAAAAAGTGGATGGATTTTGTTTGGTTTCGAGCGATAGCGATTTTACGCGACTGGCTACACGACTCAGGGAATCGAGTATGTTTGTGATTGGTATAGGAGAAAAGAAAACCCCACGCCCCTTTATTGTTGCTTGCGATAAGTTCATTTACATCGAAATAATCGGAGCCATTGAGATTTCAAAAAAAGATATAAAAACTACAAGTTCAACTGCAAAAGATAAAAAACCGGCATTTGAACCGATAGACAAAAAATTTACTCAACTATTAAAATCGACCATTGAAGATTTAGCCGATGATGATGGATGGGCTTCTTTGGCGGCAGTTGGTGCATTGATTAATAAAAAGAGACCTGATTTTGATCCACGAAATTATGGATTTTCAAAATTGACCCCATTGATAAAATCTTTGGGCGAGCATTTTGAAGTTGACGAAAGAGAGGTTGAAAAATCGCGCATCAAACATATTTATCTAAGGATAAAAAAGTAA
- a CDS encoding methyltransferase yields the protein MDPQEAIDALLAGFNVLIIDFYSTGLNILQTLKIFIEENQPDQTFISQHKSRTLYQELSNRILLLIRNHRLIVRKAPEIGWFKILYPELDEFLLPFPQVQGLNSAWQWFENGIAMPGLDRKLHPYYGTYFPTRFEHLKLFDKWLKQYNGEKKSAIDIGIGCGVLSFQMLKHGFEKICGTDSNPNAIISVNEDLKKNNLFSKIDLFHGDLFANCDLKTELIVFNPPWIPASHNIEGLDKAIYYDEDLYPRFFAEATKHLNADGRLVILFSNLAQITKSSKTHPIQIELANGGRFQKELLLQKKVGQASKKTKRNQNWRESEFVELWVLKSLSNI from the coding sequence ATGGATCCGCAAGAAGCAATTGATGCACTATTAGCAGGGTTTAATGTTTTGATCATCGATTTCTATAGTACCGGGCTTAACATTTTGCAGACTTTAAAAATATTTATTGAAGAAAATCAGCCTGATCAAACTTTCATTTCTCAACATAAGTCCCGAACACTTTATCAGGAATTATCAAATCGAATATTATTATTGATTCGGAATCATCGACTAATTGTAAGGAAGGCCCCTGAAATTGGCTGGTTTAAAATATTATACCCCGAATTAGACGAATTTTTATTGCCTTTTCCTCAGGTTCAGGGTTTGAACAGTGCCTGGCAATGGTTTGAAAATGGTATTGCTATGCCTGGGCTCGACCGAAAACTCCATCCTTATTATGGAACCTACTTCCCTACCCGATTCGAGCATTTGAAGCTTTTTGATAAATGGTTAAAGCAATATAATGGAGAAAAAAAATCTGCCATTGATATCGGGATTGGCTGTGGGGTTCTTTCTTTTCAGATGCTTAAACATGGTTTTGAAAAAATATGCGGAACTGATTCTAATCCTAATGCCATTATCAGTGTAAACGAAGACTTAAAGAAAAACAACCTTTTTTCAAAAATTGATTTATTTCATGGCGATCTGTTTGCTAATTGCGATTTAAAAACCGAATTAATCGTATTCAACCCACCCTGGATTCCGGCATCTCACAACATAGAAGGATTAGATAAAGCCATCTATTACGATGAAGACCTATATCCACGCTTTTTTGCCGAAGCAACAAAACATCTTAATGCTGACGGACGGCTCGTCATTTTATTTTCCAATCTGGCCCAGATTACCAAATCGAGTAAAACGCATCCCATTCAAATCGAATTAGCAAATGGAGGACGTTTTCAGAAGGAATTATTGTTACAAAAAAAGGTTGGTCAGGCCTCTAAAAAAACCAAACGGAATCAAAACTGGCGTGAATCTGAATTTGTAGAATTATGGGTATTAAAATCTTTGTCTAATATCTAA
- a CDS encoding NAD(P)/FAD-dependent oxidoreductase has translation MNNFDVIVVGAGPAGLIAAGRAAELGGRVLLLEKMPKEGRKLLITGSGRCNITNNAPIGDFIAHVYPDGRFLRNAFSGFFSKEIIGLLKKYGVDSVLIPGGRYFPVSNKSSDVLNALLRWVREMKVEIQCGHRVEQIITEGNVIKGVQANGRKYPAQNVILATGGKSYPATGSTGDGYELARAVGHTIENVRPALVPLITEGKLAQNLQGLNLKDVKAVLWVNDKKEGEASGEMIFTHFGLSGPIILTLSRIAVTALEENQKVEITIDLEPMLDERELDNQLLTDINEHGKKKISNLFHYWLSASMVPVFLDLLGFDPEKECHQISSKERKQIRHLIKNLRFKITGHRSYKEAIITAGGVSTNEISSKTMESKLVKGLYFAGELIDLDAETGGYNLQIAYSTGWLAGDSCMKKE, from the coding sequence ATGAATAATTTTGATGTCATTGTTGTAGGAGCGGGGCCTGCCGGATTAATAGCAGCAGGAAGAGCAGCCGAATTGGGAGGAAGAGTTCTGCTATTGGAGAAAATGCCTAAAGAAGGCAGGAAATTGTTGATTACAGGAAGTGGCCGATGCAATATCACCAATAATGCTCCGATCGGAGATTTCATTGCTCATGTTTATCCTGATGGCCGTTTTTTAAGGAATGCTTTTTCCGGGTTTTTTTCAAAAGAGATCATTGGATTATTAAAGAAGTATGGTGTCGATTCGGTTTTAATTCCCGGAGGAAGATACTTCCCTGTCAGCAATAAATCATCGGATGTATTAAATGCATTGTTAAGATGGGTTCGAGAAATGAAGGTTGAAATCCAGTGTGGACATAGAGTGGAACAAATTATTACTGAAGGCAATGTGATTAAAGGTGTTCAAGCTAACGGACGAAAATATCCGGCTCAGAATGTTATTCTTGCAACAGGGGGTAAATCATACCCTGCAACCGGATCGACCGGGGATGGTTATGAGTTAGCAAGAGCAGTTGGACACACCATTGAAAATGTCAGGCCTGCACTTGTACCTCTGATCACAGAAGGTAAACTTGCTCAAAATTTACAAGGGCTTAATTTAAAGGATGTGAAGGCTGTACTTTGGGTAAATGATAAGAAAGAAGGTGAAGCTTCGGGTGAAATGATTTTTACGCACTTCGGTCTTTCTGGCCCTATTATTTTGACCCTAAGCAGAATAGCGGTTACAGCGTTGGAGGAAAATCAGAAAGTTGAGATTACCATTGACTTGGAGCCTATGCTTGATGAGAGAGAACTCGATAATCAATTGCTTACAGACATCAATGAACATGGGAAAAAGAAGATCAGCAATCTTTTCCATTACTGGTTATCAGCTTCCATGGTGCCTGTTTTCCTTGATCTTTTAGGATTTGATCCCGAAAAAGAATGCCATCAAATTTCTTCAAAAGAAAGGAAACAAATCCGGCATTTAATTAAAAACCTGCGTTTTAAAATTACGGGCCATCGATCCTACAAAGAAGCAATTATTACCGCAGGCGGTGTTTCCACGAACGAAATATCTTCCAAAACCATGGAATCAAAGCTGGTTAAAGGTCTTTATTTTGCAGGTGAATTGATCGATCTGGATGCAGAAACCGGTGGCTATAATTTACAAATAGCTTATTCGACGGGCTGGCTGGCCGGTGATTCGTGTATGAAAAAAGAATGA
- a CDS encoding YhcH/YjgK/YiaL family protein, translated as MIIDKIGNYKLYTGLSPLISKALDYINDTDLLGLESGRYEIEKDDLFALIQEYDTKNREGCKLEGHFKFIDVQFIISGAEFIGISTLNNHIQISKSEERDIAFYEGDPTFFKLERGMFAIFFPDDLHMPGIKIVQGLNVKKLVIKIRI; from the coding sequence ATGATCATAGACAAAATTGGAAATTACAAATTATATACTGGACTTAGTCCGCTTATTTCTAAGGCATTAGATTACATCAACGATACTGATTTATTAGGTCTGGAATCAGGCAGATATGAAATTGAAAAAGACGACCTATTTGCCCTCATTCAGGAATATGATACGAAAAATCGGGAAGGTTGCAAACTCGAAGGGCATTTTAAATTTATCGATGTACAGTTCATTATTTCAGGGGCCGAATTCATTGGTATATCAACCTTGAACAATCACATTCAAATTTCAAAAAGTGAGGAGCGTGATATTGCTTTTTATGAAGGTGACCCGACATTTTTCAAGTTGGAAAGAGGTATGTTTGCCATCTTTTTCCCTGATGATTTACATATGCCAGGGATCAAAATAGTTCAGGGTTTAAATGTAAAGAAGCTGGTCATAAAAATACGTATTTGA
- a CDS encoding ZIP family metal transporter, whose amino-acid sequence MNLDFLLEYNPVLLALFATLFTWGLTAMGSSMVFFFKTINKKVLNSMLGFAAGVMIAASFWSLLKPAIEMEEANGGIGWIPAVIGFLAGGAFLFLVDKILPHLHLGLSIDKAEGIKTSWQRSVLLVLSITLHNIPEGLAVGVAFGALANNPDTGMLAGAIALTIGIGLQNFPEGAAVSIPLRREGFSRLKSFNYGQLSGMVEPIAGVTGAYLVLTMTPILPYALSFAAGAMIFVVVEELIPESQTGHETDLSTVGAMLGFTAMMFLDVALG is encoded by the coding sequence ATGAATTTAGATTTTTTACTAGAATATAATCCCGTTTTACTTGCACTTTTTGCTACACTATTTACATGGGGCCTCACTGCAATGGGATCATCCATGGTTTTTTTCTTTAAAACAATCAACAAAAAAGTACTAAACTCCATGCTTGGTTTTGCAGCCGGTGTAATGATCGCTGCCAGTTTTTGGTCTCTACTAAAACCTGCCATCGAAATGGAAGAAGCAAATGGTGGTATTGGATGGATACCGGCCGTTATTGGATTTCTAGCGGGAGGTGCTTTTTTATTTTTGGTTGATAAGATTCTACCTCACTTACATTTAGGGTTATCAATTGATAAAGCTGAAGGAATAAAAACTTCATGGCAACGAAGTGTATTACTTGTTTTATCAATTACCCTGCATAATATTCCTGAAGGATTGGCGGTAGGGGTCGCTTTTGGAGCATTGGCAAATAATCCCGATACAGGAATGTTAGCCGGTGCAATAGCCCTAACCATTGGCATTGGATTACAGAACTTTCCTGAGGGGGCAGCGGTTTCAATTCCTCTCAGAAGAGAGGGCTTTTCAAGGTTAAAATCGTTTAATTACGGGCAACTTTCAGGCATGGTTGAACCAATTGCAGGGGTTACGGGTGCCTATTTGGTTTTGACCATGACCCCCATTCTCCCCTATGCTCTTTCATTTGCCGCTGGAGCAATGATATTTGTTGTTGTTGAAGAACTGATCCCCGAATCTCAAACCGGACATGAAACCGATTTATCCACAGTAGGTGCTATGCTGGGATTTACCGCCATGATGTTTTTGGATGTGGCACTAGGATAA
- the rlmF gene encoding 23S rRNA (adenine(1618)-N(6))-methyltransferase RlmF, protein MLPKKKKHPKVKFKLHPRNKHRSRYDFKQLKTSCPELEPFVNLNIYGDESIVFSDPEAVKMLNKALLKHFYNIEYWDIPENYLCPPITGRADYIHHISDLLASYNYGKMPIGPNIKCLDIGVGANCVYPIIGNMEYGWSFIGSDIDPISIESANKIIAQNKTLKGKIECRLQNDPNDFFYGIIAKDEPIDISICNPPFHASKAEAQAGTIRKLNNLNDKKIIEPILNFGGQSNELWYKGGEERFVRNMIRQSKKFALNCFLFSSLISKQSTLKSAYKILVEVGALEVKTIPMGQGNKTSRLIAWTFLDKEDQKKWKDTRWK, encoded by the coding sequence ATGCTACCTAAAAAGAAAAAACATCCAAAAGTAAAATTCAAATTACATCCGCGCAACAAACATCGTTCGCGTTATGATTTTAAGCAACTCAAAACAAGTTGTCCTGAATTAGAGCCTTTTGTGAATTTAAATATTTATGGGGATGAATCCATCGTTTTTTCTGATCCTGAAGCAGTAAAAATGCTAAATAAAGCCTTACTAAAACACTTTTACAACATTGAATATTGGGATATCCCGGAAAATTATTTATGTCCGCCAATTACCGGCAGAGCTGATTATATTCATCATATCTCCGATTTATTGGCTTCATATAATTATGGGAAAATGCCAATCGGACCAAATATTAAATGTTTGGACATTGGCGTTGGTGCTAACTGTGTTTATCCAATTATAGGGAATATGGAATATGGCTGGTCGTTTATTGGTTCAGATATCGACCCCATATCTATTGAATCTGCCAATAAAATAATAGCTCAAAATAAAACCTTAAAAGGGAAAATTGAATGCAGGTTACAAAATGATCCTAACGATTTTTTTTATGGGATAATCGCAAAAGATGAACCAATTGACATATCCATTTGCAACCCACCATTCCATGCTTCGAAAGCTGAAGCACAGGCAGGAACAATTCGAAAGCTAAATAATTTAAACGATAAAAAGATTATCGAACCCATTCTAAACTTTGGCGGTCAAAGTAACGAATTATGGTACAAAGGGGGCGAAGAACGTTTTGTAAGAAACATGATCCGTCAGAGTAAAAAATTTGCTCTGAATTGCTTTCTATTTTCATCTTTAATTTCTAAACAATCGACCCTTAAAAGTGCTTATAAAATCCTGGTAGAAGTTGGAGCGCTTGAAGTAAAAACCATTCCCATGGGGCAGGGAAATAAAACCAGCCGACTCATTGCCTGGACTTTCCTTGACAAAGAAGATCAAAAAAAGTGGAAAGATACGAGGTGGAAATAA